The window TGGCCGCTCACATGGACTCGCTGGGCATTGTCATCACCTTCATCGATGACAACGGCTTTTTGCGGTTTGCCCCGGTCGGCGGTCTGTTCCGCGGCGACCTCATCAACATTCAGGTACGGTTTGCCAACGGCGTGCGGGGTGTGATCTCCTACGAAGAAAAGACCTCCTTTAAGGACCTGCAAATGCAGCATCTGTTTGTGGACATCGGCGCATCCAGCCGGGAAGAAGCCGAACAGATGGTACAGGTGGGCGATTTTGCCGTGTTTGACGCACCCATGTTCGAGCAGAACGGCGTCATCTGCGGCCCCTATCTGGACAACCGCATCGGCTGCGTCACCCTGCTGCTGACCATGGCCAAGATGCCGCTGTCGGTGCCGGATGACCTGTATTTTGTCTTTACCGCCCAGGAAGAAGTCGGGCTGCGCGGTGCGCAGACGGCCGCTTTTGCTCTGGAACCCGACCTTGCGATTGCGGTCGACGTGACCGACACTGGCGACCTGCCCGAACACAAATACCCGATGGACTGCCATCTGGGCAAGGGTCCGGCGGTCAAAGTCATGGATCATTCGGTCCTGTGCACTCCCAAGGTGCGGTCGGCGCTCGAAGAAGCCGGTCTCATGGCTGCCGTTCCGGTGCAGAAGGATATTCTGCAATTTGGCGGCACCGATACCGCGGCGCTCCAGCGCAGCCGTTCGGGTGTGCCTGCGGGCGCGATTTCCATCCCGACGCGGTATATCCACTCGCCCAGCGAGATGTGCGCCGTGCGGGATGTCGAGCAGGCGGCTGCCCTGCTTGCCCAGGCTTTGCTGCATACGCTGTAAACGCAAAAAAGCGTATCCCAAAAAGGGATACGCTTTTTTTATACCCAAATACTCGCGATGGTCAGAGCAATCATATAACAGAAGATGGCTACGACCGGCATCGAAGCAAAAAACCATTTGTACACACCGCGCGGGGTGCGGTTATTCTTGATGTCGCGCAGCAACAACTTGCCGCCGCTCAGCGCCATAAGGATAATCGACAGGACGCCAGCCAGCATCAGGCTGCCGTCGATCATGCCTCCCAACGATTCACTGAAATCCGATATGCGGCCCACCAGATCCACAAACAGATTGTTAAGCACATGCAGCACAATGGTCAGCTTCAGGGAATATTTGAGCGACAAATATCCAAACGCCAATCCGATGACAAAGGCGACCGGAAACTGGACGGCATTGCCGTGCATCAAGCCAAAAATCAGTGCACTGATCACAATGGCAAACCACCGGCCATAGCGTTCGAGCGCCCGCAGCAGTGCGCCACGGTAGACCAGTTCTTCGACCACCGGGGCCACTACGACCGAATACACCAACATGGAAGCGGAAACCGCATAGGCCGTTGCCGAATTGTTGGCCGAATCAAAGGATGCGCCGACCGATTCCAGCAAATGTACCACCGGGGCACAAACGATGCTGGTCAGCATTTGCAGACCTAAAATCATCAGGAAATAAAAAATCACCTGCACCGGCCAAGCTTTTTCGCGTCGTTCGAACATGTTATCCAGAAGGTGCCTTTCCTGCCCCATCCTCAGCATCGGCAGGGCACCACCCAAGGCGGACAGCATCACGATCCAGCCTTCCATCTCCGACCAGGTCCCACGCAGCGGACTAAACGCCCGGAGCAGGATCGACACGATAAAACTGAGCAGGACCGATAAGAAAAACATGGTCAGCTGGGAAAGGACCAGCGCCCAGCCGATTTTACGGAAATCCTGCCGCATTTGGGTTTCGTTATAAGGTACCATGTTGTGCCTCCTTCCGTCCGGGGAACCGTCCCTCGCTCAGCAGCAAACCCGCCAAAACCAGAATGGTTCCTACGATTGCCTGTGGTGTCATTCGTTCGTGCAAAATAATGGCTGCCAATACCACGGTAACAGCTGACGATGCGTAAATATAAACGCACGTCTTGACCGTGCCCAGCAGCTTCACCGCAAAATTCCAAGTCATAAAGCACAGCGCACTCGCTCCCAGCCCCAGGAACAAGAGATTGGCAATTTCCACCGGACTGGCGGTCCAGACCGCCTGCGGCCGGAAGTGCATCGCGGCTGCGATGGGCAGCATAAACGCCACGCCATAGGTGAAAATCCGCCGGGTAGCGCCCACGGTCGGATACCCACATTCGGCAATCTTACGGGTCAGGGTCGAATAAACGCCCCACGCCATAGCGGCACAGAAGGCCAGCGCCGCCCCGACCGGCTGCACATGACCCGATCCTCCGTCCCCGGCGGCGATCAGACACAACCCAACGATCGCTACCGCAAAGCCGACAAAAAAGCCAGACTTCAAATGGGTTTTGAGGAACAGTGCCGAACAGATGCCCGCAAACAGCGGCGCACTGGACACCATCACGCCGATCACCGACGCATCGCCATAGTTGAGGGCAATGTTCTCACACAAATAATACAGCACCAGCCCCGAGAGTCCGGCCCCGGCAAAGTATGCCTCATGCCGCCGCTCTTGCAGCCGCATCGAGCGCGGACTGATGACCCACAAGGCTACAAGCCCCAGGGCAAAGCGGAGCAATAAAATTTCTACGGGTGTGAAATGGCGCAATAATATCTTGGTGGAGATAAAGGTCGCGCCCCAGACCGACACGGTGAAGATCGCCGCGATATGGCCGGTGGATCGGTGTTCAAAACGCATGGTAAATCCTCATTGCTGTCTAAAATTCAATCGATAAAGCCGCCGCCGATCACGGTATCGCCGTCATAAAAAACAGCGGCTTGTCCGGCTGCGGGCGCGCGCACGGCATCGTCAAAAACAATGCGGGCATCGGTCCCGTCCGGATACACAGTGGCACGGTCGGCGTGTTTGGAATACCGCACGCGGACCTCACAGGCAAACGGCCCATCCTGTGCATATTCGGGTGCACAGTAATTGACCTGCCGCACGATAATTTCCTTGCGGAAAACATCCTCGAGCGACAAAACGACTTCATTGGTTTCCGGCCGCAGTTCGTGCACAAACAGCCGTCCGCTGGCCGCGACGCCTAGCCCCTTGCGCTGGCCGACCGTATACTGATGGATGCCCTTGTGGCGGCCAAGGATGTTGCCATCCGGGTCGACAAAGTTGCCTTCCGGCAGCTGCACGCCCCGGCGTTCCAGCCAGCCGCACCAATCGCCGTCTGGGATGAAGCAGACATCCATGCTATCCTTCTTCTGGGCGTTCGGAATCTCCCGCTCCTGAGCGAGTGCACGCACCGCGTCCTTATCAGCTGCTTCCCCCAACGGGAACAGGCAGCGCTCCAAAATGGCGCGCGGCAGCCGGTGCAGCATATACGTCTGGTCCTTGGGCGAACGGGCACGCTGCAACAGCGCGCGGCCCTCCGCATCCCAGCCGATGCGGGCATAATGCCCGGTGGCCAGATACTGCGCACCGATGGAATCGGCATAATCGGCCAAAGCCCGGAACTTCACGGTCGGATTGCACATCACACAGGGATTGGGCGTGCGTGCATGCTGGTATTCTTCGGCAAAGTAGCGGCACACATGTTCTTCCAGTTCCTGTGCCCGGTGGGCAATGTAGAGCGGAATGCCGACCGCGTCGGCGACTTTCTGTGCTTCCGCTTCCCCGCCCAGACCCAGCTCGAGAAACAAGCCGTGTACTTCATATCCCTGCTCGCGCAGTAAAGATGCGGCGACTGCCGAATCCACACCGCCTGACAGGCCTAATACAACTTTTTTCATTTAGTTTGCCCTCCATCCGCCGACGCCATGGAACAGCCAATTGGGCGACGGATTAAATCCGGTCATAAGGTTGCTGCGCACGGCGACCTGGTCGCGGATAAGCGCGATGGGCACGATCGGCATTTCACTCAGAAGCTGCGTATACAGTGCCTGCTTGGCCTCATCGGTGCCTTGTGCGCGCGCTTGCTCGATCAAATAATCGGTATCGATGTTAGAGTACCGGCCATAATTGAGTACGCCACCGGTTGCAATCAGCGAACGCAGGTCAAAATCCGGCGTCATGCGAAGTTCGCCATAGAAGATTTCAAAATTGCCGGATGCCAGACGCGCGGTATATTCTTCGAACGGTACGGCTTCTACCGTCGCTCGGATGCCGATCACCAACAGCGCGTCGGCAATCGCCTGCGCTGCGCTGACCTTGAACGTATTTTCGCTGTTGACCAGAATGGTCGGCGAGAAATTGACCCGCCCCTCACTGTCGACCAAACCTGCCGAAGCCAGCAGCGCCGTCGCACTGTCCCGATCGGCTTCCGAACTGGTAGCCGGCTCATCCGGCTGCGGATTGACCGGCAAGACCGCCGGATCGGCAAAGGTTTGCAGCTGCGTGCTGCAAATATCTTTACGCGCAATCGCTGCCGAGATCGCCTGCCGCACGGCGGGCAGGCTACACGGCCCGGCCGCGGCGCCAAATCCCAAATAATGCAGGCAAGTAGTCGGGACCGGATGCAGATCGACCGATCCGCTGATGGTGATGGGGTTCGAACTGATACGCTCGGTGCGCACCAGCGAGATGTCGCCGGTTTCAAAGCTGTGCATCACAGCATCCGACCGGGTGGTGTTGACCAGCGTGATTTTTTCAAACGTATCGACTGCGCCGCCATGCCATCCTGCATAGGGCGACAGCCACCAGGCGCCGTCCGCATAGTTGGGCTGATAGGCCCCCGTGCCGCCCGAAAAGGTTTCTTCCTCGGTCCCAGCCTGGAAAATCGGAATATCCATCAGGCGCGGAAAGTCCATATTAGCCGACGACAAGACCACGCCCACGGTATTTTCATCTTCGGCATAGACCGACTTCACATCGGTCATACGTGAATAGTAAGGCGATGTTTCATTGGCTTTGACGGTATTGAGCGTGTAAACAACATCGTCGGCGGTCAGTGCATCGCCTGACCAGAAGGTCACGCCCGGCTTTAAATGGAACGTAAAGCTGATGCCGTCGCCTTCCCAGCTTTCACACAGCATGGGCTGCGGCTGGAAGTTATTGTCCAGATAAAACAGACCTTCATACAGGGCATCGAGCAAGGGCCGGTTCATATCCGACAC of the Intestinibacillus sp. Marseille-P6563 genome contains:
- a CDS encoding CPBP family intramembrane glutamic endopeptidase, which produces MVPYNETQMRQDFRKIGWALVLSQLTMFFLSVLLSFIVSILLRAFSPLRGTWSEMEGWIVMLSALGGALPMLRMGQERHLLDNMFERREKAWPVQVIFYFLMILGLQMLTSIVCAPVVHLLESVGASFDSANNSATAYAVSASMLVYSVVVAPVVEELVYRGALLRALERYGRWFAIVISALIFGLMHGNAVQFPVAFVIGLAFGYLSLKYSLKLTIVLHVLNNLFVDLVGRISDFSESLGGMIDGSLMLAGVLSIILMALSGGKLLLRDIKNNRTPRGVYKWFFASMPVVAIFCYMIALTIASIWV
- a CDS encoding DMT family transporter — translated: MRFEHRSTGHIAAIFTVSVWGATFISTKILLRHFTPVEILLLRFALGLVALWVISPRSMRLQERRHEAYFAGAGLSGLVLYYLCENIALNYGDASVIGVMVSSAPLFAGICSALFLKTHLKSGFFVGFAVAIVGLCLIAAGDGGSGHVQPVGAALAFCAAMAWGVYSTLTRKIAECGYPTVGATRRIFTYGVAFMLPIAAAMHFRPQAVWTASPVEIANLLFLGLGASALCFMTWNFAVKLLGTVKTCVYIYASSAVTVVLAAIILHERMTPQAIVGTILVLAGLLLSEGRFPGRKEAQHGTL
- a CDS encoding ABC transporter substrate-binding protein, which translates into the protein MKYPRLKRLLAAALACCLLTGCTLTERLGAATSSEDQVETVTQNHEAGYFGLAYYTGEKINPVLSVSDMNRPLLDALYEGLFYLDNNFQPQPMLCESWEGDGISFTFHLKPGVTFWSGDALTADDVVYTLNTVKANETSPYYSRMTDVKSVYAEDENTVGVVLSSANMDFPRLMDIPIFQAGTEEETFSGGTGAYQPNYADGAWWLSPYAGWHGGAVDTFEKITLVNTTRSDAVMHSFETGDISLVRTERISSNPITISGSVDLHPVPTTCLHYLGFGAAAGPCSLPAVRQAISAAIARKDICSTQLQTFADPAVLPVNPQPDEPATSSEADRDSATALLASAGLVDSEGRVNFSPTILVNSENTFKVSAAQAIADALLVIGIRATVEAVPFEEYTARLASGNFEIFYGELRMTPDFDLRSLIATGGVLNYGRYSNIDTDYLIEQARAQGTDEAKQALYTQLLSEMPIVPIALIRDQVAVRSNLMTGFNPSPNWLFHGVGGWRAN
- a CDS encoding M42 family metallopeptidase, producing the protein MSQVFDLYKTLASAFGPSGREAGVRDVLTKLAKQYADEVWTDALGNLICHKKSSGSESSRKILLAAHMDSLGIVITFIDDNGFLRFAPVGGLFRGDLINIQVRFANGVRGVISYEEKTSFKDLQMQHLFVDIGASSREEAEQMVQVGDFAVFDAPMFEQNGVICGPYLDNRIGCVTLLLTMAKMPLSVPDDLYFVFTAQEEVGLRGAQTAAFALEPDLAIAVDVTDTGDLPEHKYPMDCHLGKGPAVKVMDHSVLCTPKVRSALEEAGLMAAVPVQKDILQFGGTDTAALQRSRSGVPAGAISIPTRYIHSPSEMCAVRDVEQAAALLAQALLHTL
- the mnmA gene encoding tRNA 2-thiouridine(34) synthase MnmA; translation: MKKVVLGLSGGVDSAVAASLLREQGYEVHGLFLELGLGGEAEAQKVADAVGIPLYIAHRAQELEEHVCRYFAEEYQHARTPNPCVMCNPTVKFRALADYADSIGAQYLATGHYARIGWDAEGRALLQRARSPKDQTYMLHRLPRAILERCLFPLGEAADKDAVRALAQEREIPNAQKKDSMDVCFIPDGDWCGWLERRGVQLPEGNFVDPDGNILGRHKGIHQYTVGQRKGLGVAASGRLFVHELRPETNEVVLSLEDVFRKEIIVRQVNYCAPEYAQDGPFACEVRVRYSKHADRATVYPDGTDARIVFDDAVRAPAAGQAAVFYDGDTVIGGGFID